The DNA segment GGGGCTATCCTGTCCCAAGAACATGATGGAAAGGTGCGCCCCATCGCTTTCGCCAGCAGGGGGTTGAAGCCAACCGAGAGAAACATGGAAAATTACAGCTCCATGAAGTTGGAACTCCTCGCATTGAAATGGGCTGTTACTGAGAAATTCAGGGAATACTTGCTAGGGAACCATTTCACCATCTTGACCGATAACAACCCTTTAAGTCATCTACAGACTGCTAAACTGGGAGCAGTTGAACAACGCTGGGCCTCTCAGTTGGCATCATTCAACTTCACGATCAAGTACCGCCCCGGAAGAAATAACCAAAATGCTGATGCATTGTCCAGGCAATACCTGGAGCGCTTTTCCATCGGCACGGAGGTCCCACTGCTGGGGGCATTGTCAGGTACCTTCGCGCGAGCTACCACCGAGTGCCAAGAAGTGATGGCCCTGCCAGGCCACACACCCCAAGACCTACGGCTGCTACAAGAGGCAGACTCTGTGATCGGGCCAGTGTGCAGGTACCATCGAGAAGGGAGACGGCCACGGGCTGAGGAGCGGGAGGCATTGTCCATTTCCAGCAAAGCACTGTTGCGCCAATGGGACCGCCTGGTCAAGGAGGAAGGGGTGCTGTACCGCCTAATCCATGCCCAGGGTGGGGGTCCAGAGATACTTCAGCTGCTGATTCCCCAATGCCTAAAGGAAGATGTCCTTCGTAGTGTCCATGACCAGCAGGGCCACCAGGGAATGGAAAGAACCCTTCAACTACTGCGGGCCCGCTGTTTCTGGCCAAATATGGCCCAGGATGTTGAAAGATGGTGCCAACAGTGTCAGAGATGTGTGCTGGGAAAAGCAGTCCAGCCGAAGGTAAGCGCATATTGGGGGACATTCCAGGCCACCCAGCCAAATGAAATCCTGGCCATGGACTTCACCACCTTGGAGCCGGCGAGTGATGGAAGAGAGAACGTCCTCATCCTGACCGATGTATTCACCAAATACTCACAGGCAATACCCACCAAGGACCAGAGGGCCGTCACGGTGGCCCGCCTGGTGGTCCAGCAATGGTTCCACCGTTTTGGCCCCCCCGCACGTTTACTTTCTGACCAAGGGAGGAACTTCGAAAGCCTGCTGATCCAGCAGTTGTGCCAGTTATATGGAATCCAGAAGACCAGGACCACCCCTTACCACCCTCAGGGGAACGGGCAATGCGAAAGATTTAATCGCACCCTTCACGACCTGTTGCGCACCCTGCCACCAGCTGAGAAACGCCGCTGGCCCCACCACCTTACACAGTTGACCTTTGCCTACTGTAgcgggtttgctcgtttaagattagcaatacttaatttataataaagtatgtagttcttggggggggcaccacctcttattgttaaagggatagaggaaaccttattgaataatatttaaataatagccttcgtaataatcagtctaatcttaagtcgtgaattctatgaaagtagagcagatcagataacgtgagtgatacgcaaatattatacacaatgatttatttaggagaatgtaattataatgaacaaataccagataagttatgggttagtcagagtagtacagtggctggatgcaaatgagggcgagcaacacaatggctgtgtagagcgtgtgtaaaggggggagggagagagaggggtagagagggacaggtaggcctttgtggtaacaatggacgagcaagggcaactgacttagcaagggttaagataactcatttgtaaattacaatcaaacatcaacaatttaatcacaacatgccaatatgtcacaggtaagaaatattgcaaatcgtagttacttttgtcggtttgaagaagggtagagtcaatggtttcgttatcgtccaacaaaaaatagaacaacggaatctttggccaaagttccgggcgctcagtgaatttgcaggttgagaggaatagtttagaaatgacgcgttcacttcagtttaattcctacgaacaagcgggggtgattgtacgtttgggggttttatactccaaagaacaagggggggggggtccccgtgaaggtgacctctttcattggtcagtttccccccacctgggcgtcgtcctgagatctgcctaggtgtgaagtagctgtaccttttgagttccgttatttcaactgtccatggaatgctcaaacttcagaatataacaataaaacattcgtaaatggttttgttagtatggtacaatcattttgatatcaagattggctgacttaactatacttgaagggaagttataatcaaacctcaattaaacaacgttctaagtaaatgggaaaaacacacattataacacatcaactactgtcattgaaatagtgtccatgagccatgtagtccttgagaatatgtttgtaaatccacataaagttcttccttgtaaatcctttgtctgatactgtgggccgtgtggcctctgtatctgaccccatgctgggtcagaagctttgaagcttctcctctgggagaaggacaaagggggaagaccctttccttgtcgggggtaggagaaggtgtgatggtaccgtgctttgtctgtggactgtgctacactaCAATTCAACACCTCATCAGACTACTGGGCATACCCCCTACTACCTCATGTTCGGGCACCATCCCAGATTGCCCGTGGACTTCCTTTTGGGGATGGGGGAGCCAATGCAAGGAGATGGCACACTGGACGATTGGGTCCAAGAAAATCAGCGGAGCCTAAGGATGACACAGGAACATGTCCGGCAGAGGGCGGGGAAGCTGGCACAACGTCAAAACAAGAACCACAATGACAAAGTGAACGATTCCGGACTTGAAGAAGGGCAGCTGGTATACCTGCGGAACCACCCGTCAGGGAGGAACAAGATCCAGGACCATTGGAACCCAGCTGTTTTCCAAGTGCAACAGAGGCCTTCAGGAACTGGGGCAGTGTACACCGTGGCCCCTGTTGATGGAGAGGGACCGGTGAGGCAGGTGCACAGGGTTGAGCTGAGGGCCGTTCCTGAAGTATTACAGCCAGCGGTAGAAACGGGCACTCCCCCCACGAGCAGAGATGAGTCTGCCACTCCAGCGGCTGCTGAGGTATCTGCGGATGAAGATGCAGCCATTTTTTATCCTGAGGAGTTTCAGGAGGCCCAAATGTCACCTAGATCCCTGCCCCCAGAAGAAGAGGGCAGTCCCGAAGACGTGTCCCCACCCTTACGACGCTCGAGTCGAGCAACAGCAGGCCAGCACGCCAACCCTCACCGACTCCCGAGGCCAGTCTCCATAAGAAATGAGGAAGAGACACTGGCAAATGTTTAAGGGCAAGGTGGCGGGACCCCTGCCATCATCGTCGGGCCGCCGATTCATTTGGAGGGGGTGAATTGTAGCAAGTGGGCAAGCAGTCACTAATTGGGAAAGGGGATGAAATTAATTAAGCTACCTGACGTATTATCCACAAGCTTATAAATAGACACCCGGGGTCCTAAAGCCGGTAGCTCATTGTCAACACCACTGGTTCTCGGGCTGTGTAGCAGAGTCACGGGTGCTGCGTGAAATCGACAGGTATGTCTGAGCAAAGGTTTCTAAGTTTTTCCGTCACTGATGACTAGCTTGCTAAGTTGCTACTTGTTACCTATTGTATAGGAAAGCGGAGCCGCTGTATGTCGATGTGCGTGTGGGGGAGTGACGCCGTGTTGTTGTGTGTAACAAGGTACGTTATTAAACGTAGCCGCGGTCTTTTACTTTTCTGGTTGTAGTATATGGGCAAATCATGATGTAGTGTTTATGTATCTTTTACCAGTGTATTAGAGTTgacttattattattgtttatttccagtctgtctccctttcccccttcaTAGCTAATAACCTCAGTGCTGGTAAGGTCACTAGCGACGTATCCATAGCCGGTCTCTGTAGTTTTTCTCACCCTAGTAGCCTACAGAGTGCGGTGTGTTTGTAGTAGAACTCTTAATTGCTTGGTCACGTATCACGAGTGTCGTGAATATTGTAGTGCATTTTCCCTGAATTTAAACACATGTTATTGAGTGTGCACAAGACCACGTGTGTTATAGAGACCTAGAGACCTGGCCTGACATCAGTTCTTCTAGTGGCCCATTGCCGAGGTTCCCCAGCCCCCATACTGTCCAtgtatgttattattattttctttatcTGGTGACCAACCAACTCTACTGTTGTGCAATATTTATTAATAAAGATTATTTTTATACTTTCTCCAAAATAAACTGTGCAATAGCATTATTGAGTTCCCCTTGCTCAGATATAAATTAGCCCACTTCAAGGGGTGGCGTAGTCAACTGGCCTGAGAGGGCGCTACATATACATACCAGCAGCGAGCATAGCATGTAGgcctaataataaaaaaagatgcctcttaacccttgtgttatcttcgggtcattctgacccatcagtcattgtgacccactgtcgtattgcgacaaatttacctcatacaaaaacaaagtgaagcattttcttttaactgtcgggctgtctcagaccccccacattggaatggttaaaagaaaattatttttatttgtttttgtattgggtaaaattgggtaaacacaacaatggttcgttatgaacctttgggtcatgtgacccgaaggcagcacgagggttaagtggatttttttgtagggcaagtggaagaTAAATTTACCTGCTTTATTTACTTATATTTactctttttatatggctctgacCTAATGTAGCTTTTCAGGAAGTGTCCATGTGGTGCCGACATGCTGAAAAGTTACAAGGGAAAAAACAACTTTTTTCTCAATAGAACGTTCAGATTCCAATGTATTCCTATAGGATTTTCATCTACATGACTTCAACTTGATTTTTCTCAAAATGTTTATGTTGTAACATTGACTAAACATACcttattttgaagaaaacaacCTAAACTTTAGTTTAAGATATGTCTCCCAGTGGTGCCCTAGCCAAAGCAGCAAAAATTATAAACAGTATTTTCATACACTTTCTCAATGTTTATTGCAACCAACATTTGATAGCATTAAGGTGTAAGTGTCTACGTGCTAACTGGCATACTTGTTTTTCATTTATTGCTATAAGTCGCTAGTTATTGAACTAAGAAAAGGACGTGGACCTGAAAATTCCGGTGCAATATTTTCAGGCGGCGTTCTCAGCTAATAACCCTGTTTTCTGAACATTCGATTCAATGCGTTTACTACCTGCGTTCCAGGATAATTTGACAGTGGTTACCCAGTATCACATAATTTTGTGAAACTGTCACGAAAAAGAATCTAATATTTCGTGACACGTTCACGTAATTGGCACTTTTTTCGTGACTATGCCACGTTTTTTCAACCAGTGC comes from the Osmerus eperlanus chromosome 7, fOsmEpe2.1, whole genome shotgun sequence genome and includes:
- the LOC134024162 gene encoding uncharacterized protein LOC134024162 is translated as MFGHHPRLPVDFLLGMGEPMQGDGTLDDWVQENQRSLRMTQEHVRQRAGKLAQRQNKNHNDKVNDSGLEEGQLVYLRNHPSGRNKIQDHWNPAVFQVQQRPSGTGAVYTVAPVDGEGPVRQVHRVELRAVPEVLQPAVETGTPPTSRDESATPAAAEVSADEDAAIFYPEEFQEAQMSPRSLPPEEEGSPEDVSPPLRRSSRATAGQHANPHRLPRPVSIRNEEETLANV